From the genome of Mastacembelus armatus chromosome 12, fMasArm1.2, whole genome shotgun sequence:
ACTGGACTAGCTAATCCATATTCATATGTGATATTAATGCCATGTTGGTGCATGATATGGGTTTATGGGAAATTATATTGGAGTGAGCAGACTGGGGCACACACTGGGGCACATGCTGACTGATGAATTAAGAAGATGGAGGAAGATGTGAGGAGAATCTCTCTGCATGTGAAAATCAGTCTGATGTTGTTAATAGGACAAGAGTGTGAAAGTCAATTTCAAGGAGAAAAGGATGAAAAGATAGTGGCAAACCAAGAGTATTAAGAAAGGGAAGTATGAGGAGACGCAAAAAGGAATGTGACATAGGATAGAGGGAAAAACAGGAGTGAGAATAGTGTAAAAAGAAAGGTAAGAGGTGACATATTTTCTGTAGCTCGCAGAGCAAGAAACAGAATAGATGCCAGGATATGAGACATAAAGAGAAGTGGAGGTGAAAGGGatttaatgtattaaaaatctGTCGGCTGTCACAAAAACTCCAGGTAAAGTGTGACAGCATTTTAATACATCTCTCCCCTCTTCGCTTCCAGGTTAGGAGTCGTTTGAAATCCTGACTGTGAAAAGATTCAACTTCTCATAATTTATGATAGACTTTTCCGGATTACagtcacagacaaacatacTGTCTTCAGAGTACTGTCAGCAGAACTCATTCACATATTAAACTAAGAGCATTAGCTTATAGCTAGCCTGATAGCTGAACAGTCTGCAGTTTGTAACAGTACACTTGTGTTCCAGTCTAACAATCCATCCGTAGATTGTCATGTATTTAgatgaaatgtgtctttaatctctccatctctcccttgCTCCTGATGTCACTTTTTAGGAAAGACTTTAAAAAGGTTGCCACATCTACAccaaaactttttctttttaaccctCCTGCTTTTTAGACTTTTAATCTTACCGTGCCAGCCCATGGAGTACGGAAAAGACACTTCAAACAGATTGTCATACTTGGTCAGGAGTCTCTTCATAATGTCAGCCAGacctgacaaacagagagagtgaaagtgaaaaaacatcACTTTAGTCATCTTAAGTGTCaatgaaatatgaaagaaaTGCCTGAATGCAAGTCAGGGAGACAGAAATCAAAATGCATATCATTACTTTTATACACTGAAACCATGGACAGatagcaaaagagaaaaaaacaaggagAGATTCTAATTTGAGGCAACACCCTTAATCGATCTGCTGCTGTACTTAATCTGTCAATCACCAAAAGcttagaaagaaaaaactttCATACTTAAGCTAAAGCTCAACCAATTGTTTTATCAACAACACCAGCCATCTATGCCCAACGGAAAGCCtggctaaaataaaatgtttctgggAATCTTGAATGTACCTTGAATGAGCGTagaagagaacacacacacacacacacacacttagagaCATGCAGCACAGGCTCTGGCTGAGAACCAAACCTGCAGGCTCCCCACTGAGCTGGTGAGTCACCTTAGACTACTCTAAATTGCCTTATTGCTCTCTCAGTCACTCGCTGTGTTAGCAtcttcatgcacacacaaacacaaacactcaccctccctctcctcGGTTGTCAGGTCATTCAGTCTGAGGACATGTCGTCGTGGTAACAACAGCATCTGGTAGGGCCACGTTGCCCAGTATGGGACCActgccagccaatcagaactcTCCACTACCACACGCTCCTAAGAGGacagacaaaattaaaatgtttttatgtgccCAGGAAAGCAATATATTATACTGCATATAAGGCGTTCATAGGTTTTCTGGCTGAATTTCCTTTTCAGGTGCATAATACAGTAGAGTTCAACACCAGCACCAACTGCAGTCTGTACAACAGTAACAGATAAATGAACAtcgcaaaaacacaaaagaatacaaaaacacaaactgacagcTGGGATGCTAAAAAGATTTGACTGGTGCTTCTGGAACCAGACATGATAATAGTGATGAGAATAAACTATAAAGAACGTGTGccagaagaacaaaaaaaaaaagaacaaaattctGTGGATTCGTCTTTACTAGCAGTCATATCTCATTCGATgttgctgaagaaaaaaaaagggggcCACCGCCTACATGTAGGTAACGTGGACATGATCAGGTCACTTGGTTCAGATGGAGGAGGGCCCACCCAAGGTGGGTGAGACAATTTATTCCGTAGCGAAGGAACAGGATTAGACCCATAGCGAAAGCACAGAGGGCTGCACCCCAATGAACGGGCTTTGTTCCAAAAATTCATTgccacatttttcatgttttttggacCTTCCCAAAGTTGTTTGTTGTATTATCAAATATTGTTTTGATCCACATCCCACGTCTACCAAGCTAAGTAGCAAACTGAACAATGGTACTTCATTGCACATAGTAAGAAAAGTCTTATGTTTACCTGGGTAtctagattagattagattaaattataaaatgtgGACATCCTCTTTTTGCTTTAGAACTACATATTGAAATATGTGAGTAGTTGAATTTTCATTTGGATTCATGTTTTTTCTACTCATGCTTGctgatttattacatttatctTATATACTGGTAGTATGTCAGACAACTGTGTGTGAATGATATGGAAACTAATAACAAAGATCATCATTTATCAGAGAAACAACAGAGCCAAGGCATCCTCATTCATCAATCTCCCAGAGGTTTGAACAAATGTGTTCAGCAAAGCATTAGTGCATAATTAAGGGATCTGCTGGGAATACTATGGTGTTTATATATGTggataaaacacaaactaatttAACAGAACCCCAAAGTGTTCAGTTCCCTTAATGAATTGTACTTGCACAACAGAATTCTACTTGGCTCATGCTTCTCTTTCAATAttttgcaaaaagaaaatgagaaagggATTAAATGGATGACACTATATTACTAGTATTCTATGTGTCTACAAAGTATTTAGTGACACCATTATCAGTGTTTTATCAGTAATGTATGTGCATTACTGATTTCATcacttaaataaaacacatttactcatttacaaataataatTCCTGCTTTATTTCAACTTTATCCTCCTCTGCCTTCAATGGGATGATAAAGAAGCagaatgaagacagaaaaataaaagtgcacCTGGATGGGGAAGAAAAAATGAGGAGGCGGAGTGGGAGGAAGAAGGCGGAGGATGTCCTAAAACAGACACTTCACAGAGAGTCCCAGGGTTTTATTCAATTAGCATAGAAAGTTTTAGTTTCAAAGTCAAGTGTGTCACCTGGGAGCCAAGCCCCAATCCAAACACTACAGTGTGCCAATTTACGGTCCTAACCTCAGGTCAGAGAGACAAGAGCAAAAAGagacatacactcacacacatagcaaacagaaacaagaagtTTAAGGCAtgcttgcaaacacacacatgcactgctTCTTCCAGTCTGATTTAATAAAGGTCAGTCCCCATGAGCAGCAGTCTAGCAGATTCAAGTGTCTACTGTTCTCCTCTTGAAACcttaattctctctctctgtctgtctctctccctctctcatatACACATACCACACACACTCCCAAGTGGAACAGGTATCAGCTCATTCCCTGAATGAATCAGTGGCAGtctgattttctcttttccttcttaaatgcatctttctctctctctttgacaTTGACTCTCCGCTTCTGTCCTTAtttgttttctccagtcatTTGTATCCctcctttgttttctctcctccttccaTCTTCTGTTGTCTTTGCCTCTTACTTTGGACTCCTTTTAGTTAACTGTACACTTTGACATCAAGCATCAACAGTCTTTCTGgaatgtgttttctttagtCATTTGAAGAAATCAACATTAATTCAGGAGGAAAATGGGGTGGATAGACCCTAAGTAATCAGCAAAATAATGCCTGTCATTTGTTGCTGGAAAGTGAACAAATGAGACCCACTCAAGTGAAAAACAGTAAAGACAATTCCAGGGGCAAACTGAAATTGGATTTTCTTAGGTGTTGAAATAATGATTGTGTCTCAGGTACAGTAGATTGTCTAATAACATGAATGGTTAACTTAGAGAGCAGCCTTTCTACTGTGAAATAAAGCTGAGATGTTTGTCCCATTGATTAACTTATAACTTAAGTATTAACTTGATATGTGACGAGTGGATTGTTACTAgcaattaaacaaacaaaaaaattaaaaaattactttaaaaaacaagCGTCTGTTCATTAAAACTTAAAACCTAAGAAATGTGCTTCCAGTTAATGTAATTAGGACAACATGAACTGGCAGCACATTTGATAAACACACAGTACAtaaactcattttaaaacagattgTAGAACCCTAAGAAactacataaaataataaagtgcagaTATAGGTACAAAGGCTAAAAGAGTAATGGTTCTTTTAAGTTGAATTTTCCTGTAGAAAGTTCCACAATGGTATCCACCAAGCGTCTGCTTACTAATAGGACATTTGCCAATAGGCTAAATGTGCTCAGACTGTCTTCAGTGGTTACTACTGTTGCTaatgctccacacacacacacacacacacacacacacacacacacacacacacacacacacacaactggagAGGAAAATCACTCAAACACAAGCGCACAGACACTTGGTTTCCCTCATTACACAGGTTGAGGATGAATGCTGCAGCATTATGCTAATGAGTGTCTCTGCTGTCCAATCATACGCTTCACTGAGTGAAAGACAGGCAGTGGGTGCtgatgagaaaaagaagagagtgatgaagaaagagagagagagaagacggATGAAAGGACAAGAAATGAGAGCAGTCatgatgacaaaaatatttagttGCCGTTTTGCAGAAATCTTGGGTTTAGAGACgattttaaaaacattcctCTGATGTTTATGAAAACCCATTAACACGCAGTTAGCCAAAATGACTCCAGTGTTCCCATTACCATTCATTATATTGCCCATGATCATCAAATCCAAATTGCAGTGAGGTAATCCATGAAGCAATTCAAACTGAGCacttaatttaattaaacatgCCTTTTAAACAACATATTATGGTTTGATTTAGCATATCACACCTCTACAGCCTTGTTGCCTTTGTTGCATATGTCCCTGTAATGTCTTAAAACATTTGATCAACTATTTTTCTATGTATTATCCTAATAGAACAACAATGAATCAATAATTATTGGTTCTACAAGcacaaaattgtttgttttgtcttagTTACAACTCTTTTCTAAGGGACTGCTGGAAGATATTGTGGGAACTTAAGGATAAGCCAAACTGAAGATGAACTGAGTCTCCATTTTCTGACAATAAAGGTTAGTATTACATGtcctttttgtttgtctgtgtgtttgtatgtgaatGTGCTGTACCTTTTTCTCAGCCTCTTGCTTGGCATATTCCAGCAGCAGTGGCTCTCCATGTTTCTCATAGTATTTTCTCTGGCAGCGATCTGACAGGGCTGGCTCATTAGGAAGGAAGTTGCTGGCCCACACCTACGATGTCACAGGAAgcaaaaggaagatggaagaACAGGGTGTTGAAATATGACCCAAAAAAAAGGACTTTAGAATAATCTTATGTTATTACAAGTTCCCTATgggtgtgcatgtttgtgtttagaaAATTAAAGGAGCAATAAGTAACCTGTCCACATTACATGTGTAATTTAATGGGGTTATTTATCAATATGaatcaatcaataaatgttTCACAGGTGCAGAGATCTactggttttatgttttttttattttatttctggctTTTGGGGTTGATAAATGGATTTTCCCCTGCAGCCAccacattcatttatttcaatacAGTGCAAACTGAACTGTAATTGAGATTGGTACTTCATCACAGTGAAATCAGCTACAttccataaacacacattaaaggCCCAGACAACATATTTTCTCAATCAGCTTCTTACTGTGAGCATAAGGGTCCTACAAATACATCCAAACAAAACGATCTGCCAAAGTCAGAGCAGccacatgcatttttttttttgttgttgtttgttttgtctgtgtttgtcttgctGAACTGAGCAGGCTCAGTTGGGAAAAGATGATGTCATGGACTCTCTTTGCATCAATCACAATTTAGCAAAGTTGAATCAAAATTCGATGCCCTGTTTGCTTATGTTGCCAGGCCAGTGTCAGCAAAATCTGATCAAACTGCACCCACACAGTCCAAATGAGGGCACAGATTTTGAGTATCATTTGCTCGGCAATATTAAATGTCCTTCTGACTTTTCAGGGGTTTATAGCCTAGCTCTGGATTAATATAAAATTCAAATGTCATAATTATGTGATTCTAATTGTTTCTGGTCCACAATGGTGGTCGATGGAAAAGAGGAATACGCTGCAGCAAGCCCTGGCTACACAGGAGTTTTCCATCCTTCCCAAGTAATTAGATCCCACTCCTTCAAGCTCACCTGTCAGTCATTCACTGACTAATCTCAAAATATTCTGTAAACCAGCCATTTCCCCTTCAACCAGAAAAGTCCTCATCAGTGTTTACCAAAACCTCAGCTGTGACAAACTGATTTCCTTTCAGGATATAGTTTGCATAGTAATGCAGTTGAAAGTTTATAGCGATGTGAAATTATGGATCACAGAGATATAATGTAACACATGACAAAACTACTTTCCCGATCAATAACATCACAAAGAGGTACATGATTAAAGCAGCTTTTGATATctaacagagacaaacacattaaTGAAACATTGTTTTCATCAGCTACCGACAGGAATCGACAGGACTCATTGCTAATGAGGTATTACTATTAACTGGGAGTTAAAAAGTGAACATCCCAGGAGAGAACAAAAAGTTTGTTGCTCTAAAACAAATCAGGCGCTACTCTGTAATTTCATTTGACGAAAACATTAATCTGCATTACTCACCTCCATGAACAGCACTACAGTTCATTTTCAATTATGCTTTAGAGTAAACACTTGCAGGCTGTAAAATTAACTTAATAATGTACTTCTACTGCATTTCAGAAAGATTTTTATGGATAACAGTGACATTCAAAACAGACATTCAGATAATTTATGTCTGCACTTTATGGTATTTTAATGGCTGTAAAAGCTTCCAAAGACAGCAGAAATTACAAATATTCCCTTCAGTGCTGCTCAACAAATCAGTATTTAAGTGAACTAAGGTTTTGAATAGGAGATATTTGCATATTGGGTTTGTCAACATTAACATCGACACTAATGGACACAAGTATATGCAGGATTGCAAAGCCCAGCAGTGAAAGAGTATGCAATATGTATTCACACTGTGACGAGTGAGACCTTTTCCAGAAtactgatgttttatttctgcactcAGTTACATGTGTTTAGAAGTGACAGTGGTCTTTCTTAGGTCCTATAGtttagtttctgttcatttgtgTGGATGTTGGTCTGACTAGAAATTGaccttttgttttaatttttagaGATTTGTGTAGTTCACCTGAATGTAACATCTTTGTGTCAGAAGGAGTAGGCTCTCTAATTATAATATTCATCATATCATGAACGGAGTAATAATCAGAAACATTCTCTGCTACTTTAAGCAGCACTGCCTTAGGCTACATGGAAAATTATTTCCTGATTAAACACTCTTCTTTCACCCTGAATACAGTGTAGAAATCCTACTCTTATGGACTCAAACCaatatttcttttaaacaaagaTCATGAACatcattatttatgtatttacttattttattttgaggCAGTTTACTCCAGGGCATGAGTTACTATAGCATTAATTCTACCATAATTTGATATGATTAATGGGGGGtgtgttgaataaagacatTAAAGATCATGACTGTTTTATAAGcttagaaatattgtttgttgaTATCTGTGAATTCGgtaaagatcagatcacatttcataatcaatttatgcagaaaaccatgAAATTGCAAACAGTGCCATTGCTATTCTTGCAACTGTCCATACTTAGGAAGAAAAACTCAACTGATCCTGAGGgacaaatgttttcaaaaatattaaaggaaataaatactgtatatagtttCAGGCTACAAAAAAAGGATATTGCTATTCCAGAGacatatgttttctttcttcacttACATAATAATGCATACAGCTCCATTCCCATGGGATTAAGTTATCAGAAGCAATGTTGCCTCCAGAACATGATTAACATTTTGCGATTAGTTATTCTTCAAAGCTTTTAGATCTTTGCCTTATATGTTTTTGGCCTGAAGGGGTTGTCAGGCTGTACAATAATGGcaacacaaacattaacacaacTCTCTTTTTGGACTTTGATGTTTTAAGAAAGAAATTTGGactgcaggaggagaaaaaacacaacaaaaaaatgctaaaaagcTCCATCAAAGCCTGCATCCAGGTTTGATTTTCAAATCTTTTATATTGGaccacattaaaaacaacacatttatttttctttttttaggtGGCAGAGGAGCAAACAAGACTTTGATAATACCTAAATACAAATAGGCTATTACAAGGATTTTAAACTATCTAAATAAGACATTTCTCCCTTTTGAGTGAATGTATCATCCTAAACTTCTCTGGAGCAACCTTCTGAAGTAATACATAAAACCTGTCAGGAATGGAACATGTGCTAAACCCATGTTATTCTAAAGTCACATACTGCCCTCTGCTGTTAATTTATATATTACAATTTGGAACACTTGACAGCACAGATTCAAGTAGCTTTTGTTCCCACCTGACCTGTAGGGACTCAAACATAATAACATCAGCTGCAACTGAAttttttcaaatgcaaatgtattttttactaCTCTGGTGTCATGAGGAAGACTTTTTTTCTGATTATACTTGCAATAGCTAAGTCTACCTCATAGACACACAATATGTAATTCAAGATGGCAAAACTGCTGCTCTGAATAATCAGCTTGTACATTTGGATAATCAAGACAATAGTATTTAAAGAAAACTGCAACATTTTGGGAATGAGATATAACTGGTTTATCTGACATTCACAGATACTTGCAGGCAGGGTTTTTCCAAAAACGGTGCAAATACAGTTGAACACTACAGTAGAATGCATGGACTTAAAGCTACTTGTTATTCATCTCAGGCCTGTGTTTCTGATAGACCTGGCATCCTTTGCGTGTGACTTGCCATACACACTTGGTCTTTTCATTGTACATATTATGCAGCTATATGTAATGCAGCTATATGTATTGTCTACATTACTTACAATATATTTACACTATACTGATGACAGTATTGCTGTTTAAAATTCAACATATCACTCTGTCTACCCCAGCTAACCATCCTTCTGTTTTTGCCACTCTCTCCTGACATCACACTGTGAGGTGACAGTTTGTCTCTCTTAGTTGTTAGTCTTGCCCGAATCACCTTACTGAATAGACAAACATGAACTAACAAGAAAATGCTCAAGCTGAAACATAAAGTGGGTGACTAGGTGTTAGAAAatagagagaaaaggaagaaaataaactgacaaacaTACACTTATATAAAATGTGAGAAAGGCACAGAGTTAATTAGTAATTTCAGATTGAAGAGTTAATTAACAGTTCCTATGGTGAGACTTGTCTGACTCAGAAATTTTAAGTTCTTTTTAACATATGTTAACTTCAATGTCATAGTAAAGATCTCTCTGTGCAAATTGGCCAATGTAACACACTGTATTATGCCTAAGTGATAAAAGCATTTACGCTGAATGTTTCATGtaaatgctggaccttgaaagcagctgttagtgtgtgttaaagggcattttctttttatccatGCAGTTTATATCACTCAAAATCCCAAAACGACTGGAGtaatgtggcaaaaaaaaaaaaaaaaatagtttgcacacaaacatataataCAAAAGAATAGCTTAGAGTGGGCATTTCCTACCTGACAGTGTGGATGTGGATTTGAACAACCCATCACGGCTCCTTTATTCTCAAAGATCTATAAAAAGAACATAGAAGCTCAGGTTAGTCAAGATGCCcttttttgttaaaacataGAGCGACTAAGTTAAGGCAACACAAAAGAGTGCTATATTGGTATTTTGAATGTCAGCTTTAAGCTGTAAATGTAGTAATTTGTCCTATAACTTTTAATATGTAAACTGTCAATTTGAGTCTGCTGAAATGGaccccaaaaaagaaaaacagactcCCAGTCAAATCATTACATACTTAAGAGAAGTCAGCTCTTAGCCACATAAAAACTCATTTGATTGGAAATCACAAGACTGAATTTTTTTGAAGAACTAGATGGAAATTAGATATATGGATCTATTATGATTTCTGGATGGATTCAGCAACTGTAGTGCAATTATTTGTTCATGATTGCTCACACTGGGATTTTATGGCGCTACCTTGTGTCTGTTCACAATAATGGTTTATGAGAATCTTGGGTACTGTATTAGGCAATTTTTATTGCCGTTCAGCACACTGAGCCGATATAAAAGCTGTCATTTTTCTAGATTCAGTGTGCATATTCTTCTACCTATTTAAAAGATGTACATCAGCTTGTACCCTCCAAATCTATCAATAAAAATATGGCACCTTTATTTTCTGTGACATTCTCAGCAATATAGGAAAAATTGAATCGTTAGATGTATAGAGTTCGACATCTAATCTCATCCATATCCTTTtctctgtactgctgctgttggaaTTTGCAAGTTTGCCCAGAGGCATCATTAAAGTTTTATCAAATGCAATGCAagacacattaaaatgaaagacTGGAAAACTGAATGATCAGTGACATTGGAACACAAAGTGGAAAGTTTAAGCATCACAATCTTACAGGTGTACAGACCTGGGAAAATTTAAGTCAGTAATGTGTGAATTACATTACTGGGATTACAGATGAGTGtacttcagtgtgtgtatacCTGAACCCAGGGGTAAGTGATCCCGATCTCTTCAACAAGCTCCACCCACTTTTCAATCACTTTGACAACCTCTTCTTTTTTCATGAGTGGGAGGGTGACATCAGACCAGGGATGGAAACACATGACCTTGctggaaaaatgtaaaagaaagaaactcaCTTACCCAACGACACattacataatttttttttctttgcatcttcTGTTGAAGCTATTATTGGTacactttctgaagccactgtatcTGAACATTTTGTGCTGAATTCTGTTAAATATAAACGCAAGAATGACCAAGTGAAAAATGTTCCTTAACGTAAGTGTATGTTTAAACCACTTTGTTTTGAGGTGTGTGAAATTAAAtccccagtgtgtgtctgtttgtgtctaaGAAAATACCTTGTTCATGACTatgttttctctgagccttATGTATAGAGCCCAGGAATACCAGCTTGGCTGTCAGTCAGAAGAGTGAAATTTCTATCAACAGACAGGCTCTTCTTAGGGCCCAGGCAGCCAGTACATGATCAATAATTCAACATGACTTTTGGTGTTTATGCTCTGAGCAAAACTGCATGGTCGTATTTATGAATTGTTCATGAGTATTATTGAAACTGTAAGAACTCCAGAGTGTGTGTATACTCCAACAAGCACTAAATCTGTATAAAATaatgttacacaaacacaacctaCAGCTTACAACCCTTGTAAGACAAATAAAATTcagctgtaaatacatttatgtatattttatgttaatcAGGGGATACAAACTTGCACTCAATCACACCATCTTCACAATATCCTCAAGCATTACCATGACAATGGACTGGAGTCTACAGCAATACTAAGCTGCAAATGCTCTGTGAGGTTGTACTATGATGAGATAAATGCTAACCCCGCATGTTAACTTTCTCACACCCACAAGTTTAACAAGGTAAAGCTAAGCAGGTATGTTTGCCATCTTAACGAGCTAACATTTTTCAGCAGAAAA
Proteins encoded in this window:
- the galt gene encoding galactose-1-phosphate uridylyltransferase isoform X2; its protein translation is MKRPWAGQVEKPPEEQIPRYDPRNPLCPGNTRANGEVNPDYESTFVFDNDFPALQPDAPDPGADQHPLFQSKAARGVCKVMCFHPWSDVTLPLMKKEEVVKVIEKWVELVEEIGITYPWVQIFENKGAVMGCSNPHPHCQVWASNFLPNEPALSDRCQRKYYEKHGEPLLLEYAKQEAEKKERVVVESSDWLAVVPYWATWPYQMLLLPRRHVLRLNDLTTEEREGLADIMKRLLTKYDNLFEVSFPYSMGWHGAPTGPHLKENNSHWQLHAHYYPPLLRSATVKKFMVGYEMLAQEQRDLTPEQAAEKLRNLPEEHYKIRENQETGGGKEK